One part of the Raphanus sativus cultivar WK10039 chromosome 7, ASM80110v3, whole genome shotgun sequence genome encodes these proteins:
- the LOC108818428 gene encoding uncharacterized protein LOC108818428, whose protein sequence is MSNKDEALRAKGLAEEWMRKTDFPTARRVAVKAQKMDETLENISHMIMVCDVHCAAEEKAGDETDWYKILQVEHSADDGAIKKQYRKLALHLHPDKNKLPGAEAAFKMIGEAQRVLLDKDKRRLHDMKRKPFKRHAPGVPSYQPQQPQQQQHAPPAPPRAFYTAPVFQRSSFTNQAKPQAKPQPQPAGFSESRTFWASCAFCHIKHECAKEFLHKQVVCPSCGKQSVAFQTAFQTPPVQPTFSFYQQSKAPTQEAAHKQQPQPESSSRVSPRKEATKAKSSSSSAEHINGNGKRKKMVESSESFSSEGSFDLEEVAATGGQSSRRSVRSKQKVSYEENGKNPETLPNGRNRKEKAKDEQVGSSRASRSSSERSASDLEILECADPDFTNFEKLREESCFKAGQVWAMYDDMGEKMPRYYANIRKVIRGPKFELKITWLEHRPDDERAKGWARRKLPVSVGKYQLVGNDNTSDTPSFSHLISCRVRGIKDIVSVYPRVGETWALFKNWDINWPSSATQGHEYKYEFVEILSEYAEGLPITVAFLRKVKGFASVFHRVAAAGSGGRTNTFQIPPHELLRFSHSIPSAKLTGKERNGVPAGSFELDTAALPQMIEESEEEAAKSNHRSSPSSGPDCVIIPKYEFHDFSGERSEGKFTAGQIWSLNCKEEGLPKYYAKIQKVEWRPVFKLQINKLELESLPEDVTKWRDKRMPVSCGTFVLKEGQRETLTKVTGFSHLMKPQESVRKTKYTILPKTGDIWAMYKNWSDAIKVESLRKCTYEVVEVLDDDESHVEVMMLERVDGFISVFKERVEGGVDVRRTIPRCELLRFSHHVPAFRLTGEKDGALRGYVELDPTALSRNLLRA, encoded by the coding sequence ATGAGCAACAAAGACGAGGCTCTTAGAGCCAAAGGGTTAGCAGAAGAGTGGATGAGGAAAACAGACTTCCCCACCGCTCGCAGAGTCGCCGTCAAGGCTCAGAAGATGGACGAGACGCTTGAGAACATCTCACACATGATAATGGTCTGTGATGTCCACTGCGCTGCGGAGGAGAAGGCCGGAGACGAGACCGACTGGTACAAGATCCTCCAAGTCGAGCACAGCGCAGACGACGGGGCGATCAAGAAACAGTACAGGAAGCTCGCGCTTCATCTCCATCCGGACAAGAACAAGCTCCCGGGAGCAGAAGCTGCTTTCAAGATGATTGGGGAAGCTCAGAGGGTTCTTTTGGATAAGGACAAGAGGAGGCTTCATGACATGAAACGCAAACCTTTTAAGAGGCATGCACCGGGAGTACCTTCTTATCAACCTCAACAGCCACAACAGCAGCAACACGCTCCTCCAGCGCCGCCGAGGGCTTTTTACACTGCGCCTGTCTTTCAGAGGAGCAGCTTCACAAACCAGGCGAAACCTCAAGCTAAGCCTCAGCCACAACCAGCTGGTTTTAGCGAGAGCAGGACCTTTTGGGCCTCGTGCGCCTTTTGTCACATAAAGCATGAGTGTGCGAAGGAGTTTTTGCACAAGCAAGTGGTTTGTCCGAGCTGTGGCAAGCAGTCTGTTGCTTTTCAAACCGCTTTTCAGACTCCACCGGTTCAGCCTACGTTCTCTTTCTACCAACAGAGCAAGGCTCCAACTCAAGAGGCAGCGCATAAGCAACAGCCGCAGCCGGAGAGTTCTTCCAGAGTCTCCCCAAGGAAAGAGGCTACTAAAGCAAAAAGCTCGAGCAGTTCTGCTGAGCACATCAATGGAAAcggaaagaggaagaagatggtgGAATCCTCGGAGAGCTTTTCCAGCGAGGGTAGCTTTGATTTGGAAGAAGTTGCAGCAACTGGTGGGCAGTCTTCTAGGAGGTCGGTCCGTAGCAAGCAGAAGGTTTCATACGAAGAGAATGGCAAGAATCCAGAAACCTTGCCTAATGGGAGAAACAGGAAGGAGAAGGCAAAAGATGAACAAGTGGGAAGCTCACGTGCCTCTCGTTCAAGCTCAGAGAGGAGCGCATCAGACTTGGAGATTCTCGAGTGTGCTGATCCTGACTTCACCAACTTTGAGAAGCTGAGGGAAGAGAGCTGCTTCAAGGCTGGGCAGGTATGGGCAATGTATGATGACATGGGTGAGAAGATGCCACGTTACTATGCCAACATCAGGAAAGTCATAAGGGGACCTAAGTTCGAGCTCAAGATAACATGGCTAGAGCACAGACCAGATGACGAGAGAGCAAAAGGGTGGGCTCGCAGAAAGTTGCCAGTATCTGTTGGAAAGTACCAACTAGTTGGAAATGACAACACGAGTGACACTCCATCTTTCTCTCACTTGATCAGTTGCAGAGTAAGAGGCATCAAAGACATTGTATCTGTATATCCAAGGGTTGGAGAGACATGGGCTCTGTTTAAGAACTGGGACATCAACTGGCCTTCCTCTGCTACTCAGGGTCATGAGTATAAGTATGAGTTCGTTGAGATCTTGTCCGAATACGCTGAAGGGTTGCCAATAACGGTTGCGTTTCTGCGCAAAGTAAAGGGCTTTGCAAGCGTGTTTCATCGAGTTGCTGCGGCTGGTAGTGGTGGTAGAACAAACACGTTTCAGATTCCTCCTCATGAGCTGCTTAGATTCTCTCACAGCATCCCTTCGGCTAAACTGACAGGGAAAGAAAGGAACGGTGTTCCTGCTGGTTCTTTTGAACTTGATACAGCTGCATTACCTCAAATGATAGAAGAAAGTGAAGAGGAAGCTGCCAAGTCAAACCATCGGTCTTCTCCTTCATCAGGGCCAGACTGTGTCATCATCCCTAAGTACGAGTTCCATGACTTCAGCGGGGAAAGATCAGAGGGGAAGTTCACAGCTGGTCAGATATGGTCATTGAACTGCAAAGAGGAAGGCTTGCCAAAGTACTACGCCAAGATTCAGAAGGTAGAGTGGAGGCCAGTGTTTAAACTGCAGATCAACAAGCTGGAGCTGGAGTCACTTCCCGAGGATGTTACGAAGTGGAGGGACAAGAGGATGCCAGTGAGCTGTGGGACATTCGTTTTGAAGGAAGGCCAGAGAGAGACGCTCACTAAGGTGACTGGTTTCTCACATCTGATGAAGCCACAAGAGAGTGTAAGAAAAACAAAGTACACCATCCTCCCCAAGACTGGTGATATCTGGGCGATGTACAAGAACTGGAGCGATGCGATCAAGGTGGAGAGCTTGAGGAAGTGTACTTACGAGGTTGTTGAAGTTCTTGACGACGATGAGAGCCACGTCGAAGTCATGATGCTGGAGAGGGTGGACGGTTTTATTTCCGTGTTCAAGGAAAGAGTTGAAGGAGGCGTGGATGTGAGGAGAACGATCCCGAGGTGTGAGCTGTTGAGGTTTTCGCACCATGTTCCTGCGTTCAGGCTAACTGGTGAAAAAGATGGAGCTCTCAGAGGCTATGTGGAGCTGGATCCTACTGCTTTGTCCCGTAACTTGCTCAGAGCTTAG
- the LOC108814521 gene encoding uncharacterized protein LOC108814521 — protein MDITVNELTRREKAGQNHHIRSDSAASTPKNQQEKAQAFLSCSAVKVGEKRQRDEYAAEICNTDEQNNRRGSNDNGCAERGEESVQCAAPKFKDFDKLRADANFAVGQSWALYDAADGMPRVYAQIRKVSAPSFGLRITYLEPDPKDEKEIKWFEEDLPVSAGKFRLGKNENIKDISKFSHLIKCNEGSSTGHFTVSPRKGETWALFKNWDINWSSEPDSHRSYEYEFVEILSDYADKTGVFVSYLHKAKGFASVFFRTGTGPADIFRINSLYRFSHMVPSFKLTGTEAKGLPKDAYELDQAALPKTIQEVMVPSESDSKPKRRDIYFASKGKVFQTGQIWSFCSGYDDLPLYYGKIQKISFTQAFKKEPLFKLHVSRLKATTPFPEGVIEWIDRGMPVGCGTFYARKALEIISPSQVSHQVIPQVSLDGNEYTILPKIGEVWAIYRYWSCHIDVEDLEFGLYDIVEVLDDSLDDYKVQLLVQESYLDDNENYDRYFKGATEYVDNEVEGSEPIFTIPKSERNRFSNKVHALRVTKEIQGELMDLFSMEFNAVPINILHS, from the coding sequence ATGGATATCACTGTAAATGAGCTAACTAGAAGGGAAAAAGCTGGTCAGAATCATCACATCAGGAGTGATTCGGCTGCATCAACACCAAAAAATCAGCAGGAAAAGGCTCAGGCTTTCTTGAGTTGTTCTGCTGTGAAGGTTGGTGAGAAGAGACAGAGAGACGAGTATGCTGCTGAGATTTGCAACACCGACGAACAGAACAATAGAAGAGGTTCCAATGATAATGGATGTGCAGAAAGAGGAGAAGAGTCTGTACAATGTGCTGCTCCAAAGTTTAAAGACTTTGATAAGCTGAGGGCAGATGCAAACTTTGCGGTTGGACAGAGTTGGGCTCTTTATGATGCAGCGGATGGGATGCCTAGAGTGTACGCTCAGATCAGAAAAGTTTCAGCTCCTTCCTTTGGGCTTAGGATCACATACTTAGAGCCGGATCCAAAAGATGAGAAAGAGATCAAATGGTTTGAAGAAGACTTGCCTGTTTCCGCTGGTAAGTTCAGACTCGGAAAAAACGAGAACATTAAAGACATTTCCAAATTCTCTCATCTCATCAAATGCAATGAAGGAAGCAGCACTGGTCACTTCACTGTCTCCCCAAGAAAAGGAGAGACTTGGGCCCTGTTCAAGAACTGGGACATCAACTGGTCGTCAGAGCCAGACTCTCACCGCAGCTACGAGTACGAGTTTGTAGAGATCTTGTCAGACTACGCTGATAAAACTGGTGTGTTTGTCTCATACTTGCATAAAGCAAAAGGGTTCGCAAGTGTCTTCTTCCGAACGGGAACTGGTCCTGCAGACATCTTCCGTATCAACAGTCTGTATCGGTTCTCCCACATGGTTCCTTCCTTCAAACTGACTGGAACTGAAGCAAAAGGTTTGCCAAAAGATGCTTACGAGCTGGACCAAGCTGCGTTACCAAAAACAATCCAAGAGGTTATGGTGCCTTCAGAGAGTGATAGTAAGCCCAAACGCCGAGACATCTACTTTGCTAGCAAGGGGAAGGTGTTTCAGACCGGTCAGATCTGGTCATTTTGCAGTGGCTATGATGATTTGCCTCTGTACTACGGTAAGATACAAAAGATCAGTTTCACTCAGGCGTTTAAGAAGGAGCCACTGTTTAAACTACACGTAAGCCGTCTAAAGGCAACCACTCCTTTCCCTGAGGGTGTTATCGAGTGGATAGACAGAGGAATGCCTGTTGGTTGTGGAACTTTCTACGCAAGAAAAGCTCTCGAGATAATCAGCCCTAGTCAGGTTTCACATCAGGTGATCCCCCAAGTCTCCTTGGATGGAAATGAATACACCATTCTCCCCAAGATTGGTGAGGTCTGGGCGATATACAGATACTGGAGCTGTCACATTGATGTTGAGGATCTGGAGTTTGGTCTTTATGACATTGTGGAAGTTCTTGATGACTCCTTGGATGACTATAAGGTTCAACTGCTGGTGCAAGAATCATATCTTGATGATAATGAGAATTATGATAGGTATTTTAAGGGAGCTACGGAGTATGTGGACAACGAGGTGGAAGGGTCGGAACCTATATTTACCATCCCAAAGTCAGAAAGGAACAGATTCTCAAATAAGGTTCATGCTTTGCGTGTAACTAAAGAGATACAGGGAGAGTTAATGGACCTTTTCAGTATGGAGTTCAATGCGGTGCCTATAAATATTCTACACAGTTGA
- the LOC108814519 gene encoding uncharacterized protein LOC108814519, with translation MEEDPHKAKAAMEKTNLDGAPGLAHHNQTFSSATNTGEKRKREGVVSDERESGNSCETEQVVLVGDTKAIKDFGFGGGEESQRSVSSKRRAFGVQSNINLKGSLEKKEAREEPERANQDSTFNDFDKLREESKFDVGQTWALYDYNVDGMPRLYAQITKVSVPGFCLTVTWLEPDPDDKEKIQGYEKGLPVSVGRFKLGKTEDIKDRGRFSHLVQCSEGSSAGTFSVYPKEGETWAIFKAHITSLSSYFNHDWSAHPDSHCKYNHGFVEILSKGDDYRRVPIGFLHKAKGFSGVFCRFNKEVDKSYIKSGCTMQFSHRVPSFKTTGLEAEGVPRRGAYELDPAALPENIKEIDVPLHLLEEPTPTVSNSEEENDNTHSPCVYFASKGITFQTGHVWSFCSGDDNFPRHYGKIQKITFVQAFEQDPVIKLHVGRLKARPNKGVIQWSDKEMPTGCGNFRAKKILEIVTDLDVFSRQISLDSSGDGNDYSILPKTGDVWAIYRNWSSDIEVVDLKSQTYDLVEVLDDKLDYRVLLLAPVGGSANSAGFGSVYVAATEHWIDNADVRFTIPKCEMLRFSHQVTTSRVTKEVHGTWHEVYEPAIEAFPGLSCAVSVGEKRKRNEHGEDFDGLKFNDFEKLREEVNFSVGQTWALYDDDKVDGMPRLYARIRKVSAPSFGLRITFLEPDPDDEKQILWLEQDLPVSAGQFKLGKHHNTKDRSIFSHVVHCMEGSNTGHLTVSPRKGETWALFKNWDINWSSEPASHRSYEYEFVEILSDYADKAGVSVAYLHKAKGYASVFFRSRADIFRILPHRLYRFSHSVPSFKLTGTEGVPKDAYELDQEALPKTIQEITMPSDSETQRKPKAIYFASEGKVFQTGQFWSFYSGDDESPRYYCKIQKVCCTQVLNQEPSFKLQISRLKTAIPFPEDVIDWKQGKMPRGCGTYYPRTVLETITPRELSQQVMPQTSMDGKEYIILPKVGEVWITYRYWSSDIEVDDDLDGLGYDIVEVLDDTLDYKVVLLERQSCYGEDKKFGYKWFSPGTKYKYKEQGGSMPIFTIPKSERLRFSHSVHASRITREIHGELKDLFKVDSRPLPYFLSGD, from the coding sequence ATGGAGGAGGACCCACACAAGGCTAAAGCTGCGATGGAAAAGACTAACCTTGATGGTGCTCCAGGGCTTGCTCATCACAATCAGACATTCTCTTCTGCAACAAACACTGgggagaagagaaagagagagggagtTGTGAGTGACGAAAGAGAATCTGGAAACAGCTGCGAGACTGAACAAGTTGTTCTAGTTGGTGACACTAAGGCTATAAAAGATTTTGGTTTTGGTGGAGGAGAGGAGTCTCAGAGGTCGGTGTCTAGCAAGCGACGTGCTTTTGGTGTACAAAGCAACATAAATCTTAAAGGGTCTTTGGAAAAGAAAGAAGCAAGAGAAGAACCAGAAAGAGCAAACCAGGATTCAACCTTTAATGACTTTGATAAGCTGAGGGAAGAAAGCAAGTTTGACGTTGGACAGACATGGGCTCTTTATGATTATAATGTGGATGGGATGCCTCGATTGTATGCTCAGATCACAAAAGTTTCAGTTCCTGGTTTCTGTCTTACTGTCACATGGCTTGAGCCTGATCCAGATGACAAGGAGAAAATACAGGGGTATGAAAAAGGGTTGCCTGTTTCTGTTGGTAGGTTCAAACTCGGGAAAACCGAAGATATAAAAGATCGCGGAAGGTTCTCTCATCTGGTTCAGTGCAGTGAAGGGAGTAGCGCAGGAACATTCAGTGTATACCCAAAAGAAGGAGAGACGTGGGCTATCTTCAAGGCTCACATCACGTCTCTCTCCTCGTACTTCAACCATGACTGGTCAGCACATCCTGATTCACACTGTAAATATAACCACGGCTTCGTCGAAATCTTGTCAAAAGGTGATGATTATCGTAGAGTACCGATTGGATTCTTGCACAAAGCAAAAGGTTTTTCAGGTGTGTTTTGTCGCTTCAACAAGGAAGTTGATAAGTCTTACATTAAGAGTGGCTGTACAATGCAATTCTCCCATCGTGTTCCATCATTTAAGACGACTGGACTAGAAGCAGAAGGTGTGCCTCGTCGAGGTGCTTATGAGCTTGATCCCGCAGCATTACCAGAAAACATCAAAGAGATTGACGTCCCTTTACATCTACTCGAAGAGCCTACTCCTACAGTGTCAAACTCTGAGGAGGAGAATGATAATACACATTCTCCATGTGTTTACTTTGCTAGCAAAGGAATAACTTTTCAAACAGGCCATGTCTGGTCATTTTGCAGTGGTGATGATAACTTTCCCCGGCACTATGGCAAGATTCAAAAGATCACGTTTGTTCAGGCGTTTGAGCAGGATCCGGTAATTAAATTGCATGTAGGTCGGCTAAAGGCTAGACCTAACAAAGGAGTCATCCAGTGGAGTGACAAGGAGATGCCCACCGGCTGTGGAAATTTCAGggcaaaaaaaattctagagaTAGTCACTGATCTTGATGTGTTTTCACGCCAGATAAGCCTAGACTCCTCAGGAGATGGGAATGACTACAGCATCTTGCCCAAGACTGGTGATGTTTGGGCAATATACAGAAACTGGAGTAGTGACATTGAAGTCGTTGATCTAAAGTCCCAGACTTATGATCTTGTAGAAGTTCTTGATGATAAACTGGACTACAGGGTTCTGCTGTTGGCTCCTGTTGGTGGCTCAGCCAATTCTGCAGGTTTTGGTTCGGTGTATGTGGCTGCTACTGAGCATTGGATTGATAATGCCGACGTGAGATTCACAATCCCAAAATGTGAAATGCTCAGATTCTCGCATCAAGTTACTACTTCGAGAGTAACAAAAGAGGTACATGGAACTTGGCACGAAGTATATGAACCTGCTATTGAGGCATTTCCTGGTTTGAGCTGTGCTGTTAGTGTTGgtgagaagagaaagaggaatGAGCATGGTGAAGACTTTGATGGTCTGAAGTTTAATGACTTTGAGAAGCTCAGGGAAGAAGTAAACTTCTCGGTTGGGCAGACTTGGGCTCtttatgatgatgataaagTGGATGGGATGCCTAGATTGTATGCCAGGATCCGAAAAGTTTCAGCTCCTTCCTTTGGGCTTAGGATCACGTTCTTAGAGCCAGATCCAGATGATGAGAAACAGATCCTATGGCTTGAACAAGACTTGCCTGTTTCTGCTGGTCAGTTCAAGCTTGGGAAACATCACAACACAAAAGACCGTTCCATATTCTCACATGTTGTACACTGCATGGAAGGAAGCAACACTGGCCATCTCACTGTTTCCCCGAGAAAAGGCGAGACTTGGGCTTTGTTCAAGAACTGGGATATCAACTGGTCTTCAGAGCCAGCTTCTCACCGCAGTTACGAATATGAGTTTGTTGAGATTTTGTCTGATTACGCTGACAAAGCTGGTGTATCTGTTGCATACTTGCATAAAGCAAAAGGGTATGCAAGTGTCTTCTTTCGAAGTAGAGCAGACATATTTCGCATTCTACCTCACAGATTGTATCGATTCTCCCACAGTGTTCCTTCCTTCAAACTGACTGGAACTGAAGGTGTGCCTAAAGATGCTTATGAGCTGGACCAGGAAGCGTTACCAAAAACAATCCAAGAGATTACGATGCCCTCAGACTCTGAGACACAAAGAAAGCCTAAAGCCATCTACTTTGCTAGCGAGGGGAAAGTTTTTCAGACTGGTCAGTTTTGGTCATTTTACAGCGGTGATGATGAGTCGCCTCGGTACTACTGTAAGATTCAGAAGGTCTGTTGTACTCAGGTACTCAACCAGGAGCCAAGTTTTAAACTACAAATAAGTAGGCTAAAAACGGCTATACCTTTCCCTGAGGACGTTATCGACTGGAAACAGGGGAAAATGCCTCGTGGCTGTGGAACTTACTACCCGAGAACGGTTCTTGAAACAATCACTCCACGTGAGCTTTCACAACAGGTAATGCCTCAGACCTCTATGGATggaaaagaatatataattcTCCCCAAGGTTGGTGAAGTATGGATCACATACAGATACTGGAGTTCTGACATTGAGGTTGATGATGATTTGGATGGTTTGGGTTATGACATTGTAGAAGTTCTTGATGATACATTGGACTATAAGGTCGTATTGCTGGAGCGACAATCGTGTTATGGAGAAGATAAGAAGTTTGGGTATAAATGGTTTAGCCCAGGTACGAAGTATAAGTATAAGGAGCAGGGTGGGTCGATGCCAATATTTACGATCCCAAAGTCGGAAAGGCTCAGATTCTCGCATAGTGTTCATGCTTCTCGTATAACAAGAGAGATACATGGAGAGTTAAAAGACCTTTTTAAAGTTGACTCTAGGCCATTACCTTACTTCCTTTCTGGCGATTGA